One part of the Aspergillus luchuensis IFO 4308 DNA, chromosome 5, nearly complete sequence genome encodes these proteins:
- a CDS encoding SDR family NAD(P)-dependent oxidoreductase (COG:Q;~EggNog:ENOG410PPEB;~InterPro:IPR036291,IPR002347;~PFAM:PF08659,PF00106,PF13561;~go_process: GO:0055114 - oxidation-reduction process [Evidence IEA]): protein MVIRGTQLDGVALVVGSGRGIGQQTAFSLAEAGARVIVFADMNTETATASAEESKQYATNPEYQSTHFTVNVTDQDGVQAMVDFVVEKFGRLDYAVNAAGVDNGVHTPFADTDIDNFDRVQTINARGMFLCCRAEAAAMRKQTSRTFTSRTGTRDIGRGAIVNVCSANSFAGLPGKGSYTVSKHACMAVTKMVGLDHSAEGIRCNAVCPIRVRTPLLDVELERNPQVRAEIEAVIPIKRAAESDEVGDTIVYLLSPSASYVNATSLLLDAAVTATLRFH from the exons ATGGTCATCAGAGGCACTCAATTAGATGGCGTCGCTCTGGTCGTCGGC TCTGGTCGCGGCATCGGCCAACAAACCGCTTTCTCCCTAGCCGAAGCAGGCGCCCgcgtcatcgtcttcgccgaCATGAACACCGAAACAGCCACTGCCTCCGCCGAAGAGAGCAAGCAATACGCCACAAACCCCGAATACCAATCCACCCACTTCACCGTTAACGTGACCGATCAAGATGGCGTGCAAGCCATGGTTGACTTTGTCGTCGAGAAGTTCGGACGGCTGGACTATGCCGTCAACGCTGCAGGA GTCGACAACGGCGTACACACCCCCTTCGCCGACACCGACATCGACAACTTCGACCGCGTCCAGACCATCAACGCCCGCGGTATGTTCCTCTGCTGCCgcgccgaagccgccgccATGCGCAAGCAGACCTCACGCACCTTCACTAGCCGCACCGGCACCCGGGACATTGGTCGCGGCGCCATCGTGAACGTCTGCTCAGCCAACTCCTTCGCCGGACTGCCCGGGAAGGGATCATATACCGTCTCCAAGCATGCCTGCATGGCGGTGACGAAGATGGTTG GACTGGACCACTCCGCCGAAGGCATCCGCTGCAACGCCGTATGTCCCATCCGGGTCCGCACCCCTCTCCTCGACGTCGAGTTGGAGCGGAACCCGCAGGTGCGCGCGGAAATCGAGGCCGTTATACCCATTAAGCGTGCGGCGGAGAGTGATGAGGTGGGAGATACGATTGTTTATTTGCTTAGTCCGTCGGCGAGTTATGTTAATGCTACgagtttgttgttggatgcGGCGGTTACGGCGACGTTGAGGTTTCATTGA